GGTCCAGGTCGAACTGACTTTCAAGAACCCGATCCTGTACGCCCGCGCCCTTGTCGAGCAGAAAGAAACGAAGGTTCTCTTCGATGAGTGCTGGCCTTGCCTTGCAGATTCGCTGCGAAATCTAAATTTTTATCTCCATTGGTTGGGCTGTGCGGTGGGAACCGTCAGGACCGTATTTGCGAAGCTTCGCAAAGAGCATTTCCCAGCTGCCCCGGTGATAAACCTTCTGGTATAATCTGGCATAAGAGGGGATTAAGTAAAATGGAAAAAGAAAAGGCCGGCCTGAAACAAGCGGTTGCCTTGAGGTACCGAAAAGATAAGGACCGCGCCCCCCGGGTTGTTGCAAAGGGAAAGGGTGAGGTCGCAGCACGCATTATTGAAGAAGCCGAAAGGCACGGGGTGCCCCTTTACGAAGACCCGGAACTGGCCAGTCTGCTTGTAAAACTCCCTCTGGAATCTGAAATTCCTCCTGAGCTTTACCACGCCGTTGCAGAGGTTCTCGTTTTTATTTATCAGCTTGATCGGAAATCCCGCCTCTCAAAACCCGGGAGGGAAGAGGCTGAAGGAGCATTCTCCTGAATCTCCATTTCTGATAAGGGGGAGAAAAGAGGTCCAGGCAATGGCCTTAAAACGTCGGGAAACCGGTCTCAAGGGAGAGGAAATCGCCCTTTCCTTTCTTTCTTCCCTGGGGTACCGTCTTCTTGCGAAGAATTTCCGCTGCCGCTTGGGAGAAATCGATTTAATCATGCAGGATGGACCCGTCACCGTTTTTGTGGAGGTGAAAACGCGGCGCAATCTTCTTTACGGAACCCCCCAGGAAGCGGTTTCCCCGGCGAAGCAGGCGAAAATCAGACGCCTCGCGCAGTACTACCTGCTCACCAAAAAAGAAGAAGAGGCGCCCCTTCGCTTTGATGTGATCGCAATTACCTTTACGGAGAAGGGAAGACCCGTAATCGAACACCTAAAAGGGGTTTTTTAAGGGAGTGTTTCCATTGCGGATTGCATTGCTTCAACTGGCGCCGGGCCAGAAAACTCCCGAAGACTGCCGGGCCCATGTAAAATCCCTGGTCGAGGAAAAAGTTCCCCATGACGTTGATCTGGTCGTCCTTCCGGAGCTCTGGACAACAGGACACCTTCACCAAAATGTTATGAGGGAAGCCGAGATGCTCCAGGGCCCGACAAATGCGCTCCTGGCCGGACTGGCCAGAGAAAGGGGGATCTACATTGTAGGGGGCTCGCTCCCGATCAAAACCCCCCAGGGAATTCATAATTTCTGTGCAGTCCACGGCCCGGGAGGATACCTGGGAGGTTACGCGAAGGTTCATCCCTTCGGGCCTTTGGGAGAGAAAGAATGGTGTATACCCGGCAGGAACCTGTACCTTTTTTCGACAGCTTATGGTAAGATGGGAGTGATGATTTGCTACGACCTGCGCTTTCCGGAGGTGGCGCGCCTCCTGGCAAAAGCCGGGGCGCTGGTAATTTTCGTGCCCGCCGCTTTTCCCGATGCCCGCATTGAACAGTGGGAACTCCTTCTAAGGGCACGTGCGGTTGAAAATCAAGTTTTCATAGCAGGTGTAAATAAAGCAGGAAGAGAGGGAAGTCTAATCTTTCCCGGAAGGTCACTTGTGGTGGCTCCCGATGGGAAAGTCCTCGCTGCAGGCTCAAATGACGAAGATATTATCTTGTGCGAGATAGATTTTAAACTGATCGATCAGGTCCGGAGCGCAATTCCCTGCTGGTGCGACCTTTCTCCCTGGGCCTACCGGCTGCCTGAAGAAGATCGGGAGGTTCTGTCATGAGATATCCTGTAATGTACCGGGCGCTTTACAACCTGCCTGCCCCCCGGGTTGAAAACGTTCAGGATGAGGTAAAAAAGGCCCTTCAAAAAGCAAAATTCTGGAGGGGGATCAAAAAGGGGGCGCGCATTGCGGTAACAGCAGGAAGCCGGGGGATTTCGGACATCCTGCCGATTCTGGTTACTATTCTCAACATGCTCAAGGAAAACGGTCTCCGGCCCTACCTCGTCCCCGCCATGGGGTCCCATGGAGGAGGCACACCCGAGGGGCAGAAAAAAGTTCTGGCCAGCCTGGGAATCACCGAGGAAACAACAGGTGTTCCCATCAAAGCAACAGGGGAAGCAATAAAACTTGGCGAGATTACACCTGAAGTTCCTGTTTTTTTCAATCAGGCAGCCCTGGAAAGCGACGGCATTATTGTGGTCAACCGGGTGAAACCCCATACTTCGTTTCGGGGCCCGGTGGAAAGCGGCTTGATGAAAATGCTTGCCGTCGGCCTGGGCAATCCCCAGGGAGCGGCTGCACTCCATAAATTTGGCCCCGCGGGGCTCAGGGAGTACATTCCGCAGGTGGCAAACTTTATTCTTGCCAGACTTCCCGTTTTATACGGCATTGCGATCATCGAAAACGCGCGGGAGCAAACCGCCCACATCGAGGGAGTAGAACCAGAGGAATTTTTCGGCAAGGAACAACAGTTATTGAACAGAGCCCGCTCTTTAATGCCCCGGCTGCCCTTTCAGGAACTTGATCTGCTTGTCGTGAAAGAAATGGGGAAGTGCTTCAGCGGCACCGGGATGGATACCAACCTGATCGGGCGCCTGCGGATTCAGGGCGAACCCGAACCCGAAGCACCCCGGATTAAACGGATTGCCGTCCTCGACCTGGCGGAGCGCTCGGAGGGCAACGCTACAGGAATTGGTC
Above is a genomic segment from Bacillota bacterium containing:
- a CDS encoding FhlB domain-containing protein gives rise to the protein MEKEKAGLKQAVALRYRKDKDRAPRVVAKGKGEVAARIIEEAERHGVPLYEDPELASLLVKLPLESEIPPELYHAVAEVLVFIYQLDRKSRLSKPGREEAEGAFS
- a CDS encoding DUF2088 domain-containing protein is translated as MRYPVMYRALYNLPAPRVENVQDEVKKALQKAKFWRGIKKGARIAVTAGSRGISDILPILVTILNMLKENGLRPYLVPAMGSHGGGTPEGQKKVLASLGITEETTGVPIKATGEAIKLGEITPEVPVFFNQAALESDGIIVVNRVKPHTSFRGPVESGLMKMLAVGLGNPQGAAALHKFGPAGLREYIPQVANFILARLPVLYGIAIIENAREQTAHIEGVEPEEFFGKEQQLLNRARSLMPRLPFQELDLLVVKEMGKCFSGTGMDTNLIGRLRIQGEPEPEAPRIKRIAVLDLAERSEGNATGIGLADFTTDRLLSKVDWEATYLNVLSTTFVQRAMIPMHFPTDEETIQKALLSLGSRNPEGARVLVIQNTLELEELVFSAALFEEAKAHPFLTILGEGREMTFDGGKLLL
- a CDS encoding carbon-nitrogen family hydrolase, with the translated sequence MRIALLQLAPGQKTPEDCRAHVKSLVEEKVPHDVDLVVLPELWTTGHLHQNVMREAEMLQGPTNALLAGLARERGIYIVGGSLPIKTPQGIHNFCAVHGPGGYLGGYAKVHPFGPLGEKEWCIPGRNLYLFSTAYGKMGVMICYDLRFPEVARLLAKAGALVIFVPAAFPDARIEQWELLLRARAVENQVFIAGVNKAGREGSLIFPGRSLVVAPDGKVLAAGSNDEDIILCEIDFKLIDQVRSAIPCWCDLSPWAYRLPEEDREVLS
- a CDS encoding YraN family protein, whose amino-acid sequence is MALKRRETGLKGEEIALSFLSSLGYRLLAKNFRCRLGEIDLIMQDGPVTVFVEVKTRRNLLYGTPQEAVSPAKQAKIRRLAQYYLLTKKEEEAPLRFDVIAITFTEKGRPVIEHLKGVF